In Candidatus Hydrogenedentota bacterium, the sequence TGTCCTTGCGAACGGTCGGCGGACTCCTCATTTACAGTCTGTTGCTCAATCCCGCGGCAGCGGCGCTTCAACTGACCTTCAGCCTGAGACGAATGTTCGTCCTGGCGGCGGTCTTCGGCGTATTCTCGTGCTGGATCGGTTTGACGGGTTCGTATTTGTGGGACCTGCCGACGGGCGCGTCGATTGTGATCGCCTCGTCGCTCATATTCGCGGCGGCCTTGGCTGTTTCGCCCAAACGAAGGATGACCTCATGGAGGAGATGAACCGGCGCATCGAGGCCTTTTTCGACAACCTCGCTCCCACATGGGACGAAGCGGTCGCCTCGCGCTTCGCGGACCGGCTCGCGGCGATGGTCGACGCGCTGGGTATCGCGGCCGGCGAGTCGGTGCTCGATGTCGGGGCCGGTACCGGCATCCTCGCAAGGCAATTGGTGGGCCGCGTCGCCCCGAATGGCCAGGTAGTGGCGGTCGACCTGTCCCGCGCCATGTTGCGGGAGGGGAAATCTCTCCGCCCGGACGCACCCGTCGCCTGGATACAGGCTGACGTTCTCGACTCCCCCTTCGCCCGGGGCGTTTTCGACTGGGTCATCTGCTACAGCGTGTTTCCCCACTTTCTCGACCAGCAACATGCCGTGACCGAGCTGGCCGGCCTGCTCAAACCGCGCGGCAAACTCGCTGTGCTCCATTCCCAAAGCCGCGAAGCCATCAACGAACACCACGAAAAAGTCGGCGACGTCGTGGGCGGCCACACCCTCCCCGGCGACGCAGGCATGACCATCCTGTTCCGCAACGCCGGCCTCGAACTCCTCCGCCTCGAAAACAGAGAGGACGGTTTTGTTGCTCTCGCGCAATTTCGGGGACACAATACTTAATTATCGTCTTGCCATAGATTCCTTCCGTGTTCCCGCAGTGCTTGCCCAGATAATTAAGTATTGTGTCCCCGAAATCGAGGACCGGTCTTGCGTTTTCCGAGGAAGCGGCCGAGACGTCGTTCAAGATCGTGGACGAATGTGGCACTGCCGAGCGGCCGACCCGTACGGGCGTGTTGGCGAAGACGCAGTAGCTCCTCTTCTTCGATGTCGAGGGCAAGATACCGTTGCCAATCGCCGACATAGTCGATCGTGTCGTTGACATTTCCGAGAAGTGGATCGGGATCCCCCGTGAGATGAGCGCGTGCGCTGCTCCAAGGCCATTCCCCGGGGGTGGCTGCCAATCCCGCACGCACAGGATTCAATTCAACATAGCGCATGGCGGTCAAGTAATGATCTTCATCCATAACGAAGGAGGCAAAGCGGCCTTGCCAGAGGTAGCCGCGCCAGCCTTCACGCTCGTTGATGTGGCAGGTGTAGCGGCGATGGGTTTCGCCGATGGCCCGGCCCAACCCGTCGGAAGTCTCGGGGATGGCAATCAAATGAACATGGTTGGGCATGAGGCAGTATGCCTGGATTTCCACTCGGTGCACTCCGCACCACGTCTTGATGTGTCTGAGGTAGACACGATAGTCATCTTCTCGAAAGAATGTGGCCATACGCCGGTTGCCGCGCTGGGTAACGTGATGCGGCATCCCCGGAACCACCACTCGCGCAATGCGTGCCATGCAGGGAGAATAACGAACCCATCCAGACAATGCAATACTTAATTAGATATTTGGTAGACAACAATAACTTGACATTTTTGGGGACACAATACTTAATTGCTGTCTTGAGGCCAATTCCTGGCGTGTTGCCGCGCTGTTTGCGCGAGCAATTAAGTATTGTGTCCCCAAAATTAGGAGGACCCCACCGAGATGAAACGACGAGACTTTCTTGCAGTAGCGGCCGGAGCGGGCGCGGGGGCGTTGACGGCAGTCGCGGACCGGTCCGTACACGCGGCGGCCCCGCCTGCTGCCAGACCCATGCGCATTCACCTCTGGTGCTGGGATTCGCGCATGACGTGGGACGACGAGCCGGAGGCCATTGCCTTGCGCATGGCGTCCGCCGACAAGAAGTTCACGTACCCGAAGCGGCCCGATTCGTTTCTGTCGGGGTTCAAACGGCTCGTGGACTATTGCGGGCGCATCGGCGTGCACAGCATCACTGTCTGGGGGTTTCTGCGGGACGCCCACGGCGGCGTGCAGGCGGCGGCCGAGCTGTGCGAATACGCGGCGGACCGGGGCGTCGGCATCTTGCCGGGCGTGGGACTGTGTTCCTACGGCGGGTATTACTACGAGGGGGACCATCCCTTCAACCTGGACACGTACTTGCGCGCGCATCCCGAGCGCGTCTCGAGCGCCAATGAGGAACGCGGCGGGCGGCTCGTGACGCCCGTGCTCGATCCCGCGCTCGACGCCAACCGTGCATGGTGGCGCGACGGGCTCGAATGGATGCTCGAAACGTTCAAGATCGCCGGGATCGACTATGAGATGGGCGATTTCATCGTCAATCCCTCGCCTGAGGCCAAGGCCGCACGCGCCGCGCTCGGATTCGAGGCCGACGGGAATATCATGGACGCCGTTATCGCCACAAGGGAGCTGATGGACTATGCCTACCGGGCCGCGCCGGAGGGTACCTTCATCAACTGCACCTATCGCGGGTTGCAAGACATCACCGGGTTTCCGAGCATGCCCTATATCAACGCCCTGCATCCGAAGACCGTGTGGGAGTACACCATGCTGGGCACGGTCCGGCGTTCGGGCTTCCCCGACGAGTTTATAGCCATGCCGGACCACCGCAAATACGGCTACCTGCATTGGTTCAACCCGTCCACTCAAACCACAAGCACGGACTATGTGCCCGAGATCGCACGGGTGTTTCCAGGGCTGGCCCAACTGAAATTCGACTTCGTGGGAACCTACGGCGAGGTTTCGGCGGTTGGCAATCTGCTGGCCGACCGCAATTACCAGGCGCAGGTGGCGTGGGCCAAAGACCCTGCATTGACTCTCGACGGGTTCAACGAGGGGTTCGGTCCTGCCTGAGCGCGCCGGGCAAAGGGCGCAGGGCAATACTGCACTATCTGCCCTCACAGAAAGGGCGTTGGGTCGATGGGGCGGTCGTCTCGGCGCACCTCATAATGTAGATGGCAGCCGCTTGCATGGCCGGTCTTGCCGGTTTGGCCAAGGATCTGCCCAGCCTTCACCCTGGCGCCTTCTTTGACCTTGATTTCCGAGAGGTGCCCGTAGAGAGTGCTGTAACCCTGGGAATGGCGCATGACCACGTATTTCCCGTATCCCCCGCGGTCGCGCCCGGAGCAGCATACGACTCCGTCGGCCGTAGCGTATACCGGACACCCCTTCGGCGCGCTGATGTCGATACCCTGATGGGGGCGGGTGCGCCCGCCGCCAGCCGAGCGCGGTTCACCAAACGTCGAGGTCACTGTCCGGGCGGCGGACGGTGTCGGCCAGATGCAGGGCACGGGGCAGGGCCTCCGGGCGTCCGGCGCGCGGGTAGCGCACGCGGTAATCCCTGCCGCGAGGACGAGGACCGCCAAGGCCTTGATGGGGCTGGCGAGCCAGCGTACACGCATCCTGTGCGCCGTCCGGTCCATCTACGCCTCCACGCACCACAATATGTTGTGGGATCTTGGCNNNNNNNNNNNNNNNNNNNNNNNNNNNNNNNNNNNNNNNNNNNNNNNNNNNNNNNNNNNNNNNNNNNNNNNNNNNNNNNNNNNNNNNNNNNNNNNNNNNNCGCCGTCCGGTCCATCTACGCCTCCACGCACCACAATATGTTGTGGGATCTTGGCCAGTTCATGGGCTTGCCTTTCAAATTACCACAGCATATCGTGAAAGTAAAGTCAGGACCACTATATATAGTCATTGGGGCAGACCCATACGCTCGGACTGAGTGACGGACCTGTACCTGGCGTGGCCACCCCCTGAGAAGCCTGTATTGTCGGCAAGCGTGGTTCGTGCGGCAGAGAAGCCGCCTGCGGGGCAGGAGCACTTCCTCCTCGAACTGTTTTCGGCAGCGCCGCCGTGCTATGCTTTGCCCGTGTTGCGTCTTGGCGGTCATTTCCTGTTCCGTGGGGGATATCGTGCGATTCTTGATCATAGGCTGTGGCTCGATGGGCAAGCGGCGCGCGCATTGTCTGCGCGCGATGGGCCACACGTGCATCGCGGCCTACGACCCGCGCGAGGAACGCCGGACAGCTATCGCGGACCAGTCGGGCGCGGAGGTTTTTGGCGACGCGGATAGCGCCTTCGCGGCGGGGGCCGATTTCGCGCTTCTCTGCGTCCCGCCGCACATCCACAAGGGATACCTGCTTCGGTGCATCGATGCGGGCATCCCGCTGTTTTGCGAGTCGCCGATGGTATTGACGCTCGAGGACGCCGACGAGGTCATTGCGCGCGCAAACGGTGCCGGGGTGTTCATCGCGCCGAGTTGCACGTACCTGCATAACGCGATTCACCGTAAGGCGAAGGCGTTCATCGACGAGAAGCCCTACGGCCGCTTGCTGGGGTACTTGTCGCATGCCGGACAACACGTGGCGGACTGGCATCCCTACGAGGACTACCGCGGGTTTTACGCGTCCCAGCGGTCCCAGGGCGGGATGTGCATCGACATGCTGCCCCATGAGTTTCAGATGCTGACCTGGTTCGCGGGCGAGGTTGACGCGTTGGCGTGCATGGCGCGGCGGCGCAGCGACGACATCGAGACCGACGAGGGCGCGCTCGACACGTACGATGTGCTGCTCGACATGCGGAGCAACGTGTCGGCCATCGTGCATCACGACATGCTGCAGCGTCCTCCGGTGGTATTGAGAAAGCTGGTGTTCGAGTCGGGCGTGGTGGAGTATGATTGGCGCAGTTTCCGCCACGCGAGACACGCCGGGCCGGCCTTTACCGGGAAACCGGCGTGGGAGGCGGACGCTCTCGAAGGATACGACTTCGAGCGCATGTATATCGACGAGTTGCAGCATGCCTTCGATGCTCTTGCGGAAGAAACCGCGTATCTGATGCCTCTGGAACGCGAGCGGCGCATGCTCGAGTTGGTGCTGGCCTGCGAGAAGAGTTCCCGGGAAGGTGTGCATGTAACCTGGTAGCGCCGGCGTGCCGGGTCCGGCCCTGCGCCGGACGGCGCCGGTTCCAGCGAAAACGGAAAGGAGTCATTGCCGTGTCGAAGCCGCAATTTGTCATTCGGGGGATTCTCCCCGCGTTGATGACGCCATTCAAGGATGGCGGGGTTGATGAGAAGATGTTGAAGAAGCTCGTTCGTTTTCAACTTGACCAGGGGTGTCACGGGTTCTTTGTGAACGGCAGCACCGGCGACGGCTTTCTCATGACTCGGGAAGAACGCAGGCGCGTGGTCGAGGTCGTGGTCAGCGAGGTGGCCGGTCAGGCCAAGGTTATCGCTCATGTTGGGGCGGTTTCGAGCGACGAGGCCGCGGCGATGGCCGTGGATGCCCGGAAGGCCGGCGCTGACGCGGTGGCCAGCGTGCCGCCGATCTACTACCCCGTCGAGCTCGAAGGATTCGAGCTGCACATGCGGACCATTGGCGTGGCCGCCGATATGCCCACCTACTGCTACTACATCCCGGCGCTGACGGGCCATGCGCTTGGCGGCGACCAGTTTGTCGAAGTAACCCAGCGCATTCCCAACCTCGTGGGCTTCAAATACACCCATAGCGATATGTTCCTGCTGTGGTGGATCCTGGATGCGCTCGGCGACCGGATATCGGTCTTCAACGGCAGCGATCAGATGCTGTTGCAGGGCCTGATCACGGGCGCGTGCGGCGGGATCGGCTCGACGTACAACTACCAGACCCGCACCATCGTTGACATTTACGAAGCGATGCAGGCGGGCGACCTCGACAAGGCGCGCGAGGCCCAATGGCGCGCCAACCAGGTTGTCCAGGTGCTGTTCCGTTTCAAGGCCGGGGGCGTAGCCACCGAGCGGGCTATCTTGAAACTTATGGGCTACGACGTCGGCGCGCCGCGTCCGCCCAAGGTGCCGTTTCCGGACGATGAACTGCCCGCGCTTCGCAAAGCACTGGAGGGAGTCGGGTTTCTGCAATAGGCGCAAGGCGTATCAGCGAGAGTTCTGACATGGCGAACGTTCACAAGGATTTCCATGGAGCGCTGAGTTTCGGCATCCAGTTTCTCGACGAACAGTACGGGATGGCCGGGCTCGAGGAATTTTTTACCCGCGCGGCGAAGGCCGTCTATGCGCAACTGATTAAAAACTTGCGCGAACGGGGCCTCGAAGCGCTCAAGGAACACTGGGACACGGTGTTCGGGCTTGAGGACGGCGATTTCGAGACGCGTTACGAAGACGGCGTCCTCGTGCTTGATGTGCGGACGTGTCCGGCGGTCCATCACATGCGCGCGAACAACTACCGGGTCGCGGACCATTTCTGCGAGCATACGCGGATCGTTAACGAGGCCATCTGCGCCGGGGCCGGGTATGCATGCAGCGTCGAGTACGACCAGGAAGCCGGCCGGTGCGTGCAGCGGTTCTGGAGGGCCGGCGCATGATCTCGTGCATCGACTATATCTACGTTTACAGCGAGTTGTTCAAATACCTCGAGGAACGCGGCGGCTATGAGAAAGTCGTCGAGCTGTGGGACGGCATCCGCGAGGAGTTCTTGGCTAACCTCCGCGAATACGTCGCCAGGGACGGGCTCAAAGGCATGTATGCCTACTGGTCGCATACCTTGGGTGAGGAAGGGGGCCGCCACCGCATGACCCTCTACGACGACATGTTCGTGATTGACATGCACGACTGTCCTTCAGCAAAGAAGGTGTTTCGCGAGGGCCGTATCGAGCCGTATCCCAAGTATTGCGAACACTGCCCGGTCCTGTATCCCCCGCTGCTCCGCGAGTTCGGGTACGACGTGGAGTATCACATCATCGACTGCGAATCGGGCCAATGCCGGCTCGTCGTGCGCAAACCCGAGGGCGCGGCCACGCCGGAAGCCCGGCAGGCGCCGCCATGAACGCGCTGGTCATATTGGGACATCCGCGCCCGGGAAGTTTCAATCACGCCATCGCGGCAACCGTCGTGGAAACCCTGCATGCCAACGGATACGACGTGGTCTTTCACGACTTGTGCGCTGAAGGGTTCGAGCCGCTGTTGCCCAGCGGCGAGCTCCCCGAAGACGGCGCCGTGGACCCCGTTGTGCGGCAACAGTGCGCCGAACTGGTTGCGGCCGATGTGTTTGTGGTGGTGCACCCGAACTGGTGGGGCCAGCCGCCCGCGATCGTAAAGGGGTGGATCGACCGGGTCATCCGGCCGGGGGTTGCCTACCGCTTCCTGGAGGGCGACAGCGGCGGCGGCGTGCCCGAAGGGCTGCTCCATACCGAAATCGCCCTCGTATTCAACACCTCCAACACGGCCCGCGAACGCGAACTGCACGTGTTTGGCGATCCTCTCGAACGGTTGTGGCGGGACTGCATCCTCGAATTCTGCGGGGTGAAACGGGTTCACCGCAGGATGTTTGAGACCATCGTCACCAGCACGCCCGCACAACGCCGCGGCTGGCTTGACGAAGTGCGCGATACCCTCAACCGCTTTTGCCCCAAGAACCTTCTGTAATGCGCACGATACGCGGCCGATAACCGAACGCGACGCTCCGGCCCCGTGCATCCGGTGATCCCGTCAAGAAGACATCCATATCCGGCCGTGTTTCTGCGGCAAGCCTCTTTATCCGGCAAGCGGCCAAGGTTTGAAGGGCTTTTGAGAAAAGGGCCTATTTCCGTTTGATGGCGTCGTAAACGGCGAGCAGGTCGCGGTGGGCCTGAAAAGGCAGGGATGGGCGCTCGGCGAACGGGAAGAACCGCGCTTCCGTGACATCCGACCGGGCGGCTGGCTCGCCTTCCCAATCATCGATAACGTATCCCATGACGATTACCGCGCCGTTGAGCTTGCTGGGCTGAGTGCTGGCCCCTATCAGCCGGGGATTCCTCCCCCGGATGGAGGTTTCTTCCTCGAGTTCGCGCAGGACGGCTTCTTCAGCGGTTTCTCCAATCTCGACGAAACCGCCCGGCAGCGACCATTGTCCCATACAGGGCTCGACGGCGCGGCGCGCAAACAGAAGGGCGTTGCCTTTCGCGATAAAACAGCACGCGGCCGGGACAGGGTTGTCGTAGAAAAACCGGTTGCAGGCAAGGCAATGCGGGCGCACGCGCTCGCCGTCGTCCGCCACGGCCAACTTGCGTCCACAGGTGGGGCAATAATTCCACGCCAGCGGCTGGATTTCATAATTCATGACGCCACTGTAGCAACCTTCAGCGGACTTGTCTATTCGCGAAGCGTGCGCCTGGGCAGACGCCACGGGCCACCACGAGCGCTATCGCATCCGCCGCATAGGCCTCGTTCGGGAATCTGTCCAACGCGTTCTATTCGTTGAGCAGAAACGTTACTTTCAGGTCCACCCGGTACTCGACTATCTTGCCCTTTTCCACGACCACCTTTTGTTCCTTCACCCACGCGCCTTGGACCTGGTCGACGGTTGCTGTGGCGCGTTGAATGCCGTTTTCGATGGCGTCTTCAAAACTTTCCGGCGACGATGAAATGATCTCGATGACTTTTGCGACTCCCATTTTCCGTGTCCTTTCTGCTGGTTACTGAGCGCGTCTATAGAGGGTGGCTGGCAGGCGGGCGCCGCTGCGCGAGGCTGGAACGCCTCCGTTCGGGACGCAAGGTAGTGGCAGGTTCTGCTTGGCCGCGGTATTGGCGCACGAGGTGTCTTCGCGGACCCCCACCCCATCCTCCCCAGTGGCGGCGAGAACTCCTGCAGCCCTGGCAAGCGAGACGGTTATTGGGATTCTTTGCGCTGTCATCGCGGAGCAGCCCTTCCGCAGCATCGAACCGCTGGCTCCTTTATACCCCTTGAGGTGGAAAGGAGGCAAAACGCATGGGGCGCCCCAGAGACGTGTTCTCGCGTATACTAAGATGAACGGTGCAGGATGCTTCGTACGCAATCCGATTGCAGGCGCGGTCCTGGAAGGTGAGGTCGTGCAAGAAGCCAGACTCTACGAGAAACGCCGGAACAATCAGGTTAAATGCCATCTGTGCGCCCATGGCTGCCTGATAGACGACGGGGGCCGCGGCGTGTGCCATGTCCGGGAAAACCGGGGCGGCACGCTGTACTCGCTCGTTTACGGCCAGGTGCTTGCCGAGAACCGTGATCCGATTGAGAAGAAACCCTTGTATCACGTCGCCCCGGGCACGCTCTCGTATTCGATTGCGACGGCGGGATGCAACTTTCGTTGCGCATGGTGCCAGAATTCGGACATCTCCGCCATGCCCCGCGAGCGCCATATCATTCGCGGCAGCGAGACGCCTCCCGAGCTGATTGTGGCTCGCGCATTTGAATCGCGCTGCCGCAGCATCGCGTACACCTACACCGAACCCACCATCTTCTTTGAATATGCCTATGACGTGGCCGCGCTGGCCAAGAAGAAGGGTCTGCTGAATGTTCTGGTGACGAACGGCTTCATGAGCGCCGAGATGCTCGAGACGCTTCATCCGCTGGCCGACGCGGCGAACGTCGACCTCAAGAGCTTCAATGACGACACGTACCGCGAGCAGGTGGGGGGACGGTTGCAGCCCGTTCTCGACAGCATGAAGCGCATGAAAGATTACGGCATCTGGGTCGAGGTCACTACGCTCGTCATCCCCCAGCTGAACGATAGCGACGAGGAACTGCGCGAGATCGCGCAGTTCATTGCCCGTGACCTGGGATGCGAGACGCCTTGGCATATCAGCCGGTTCTTTCCAGCTTACAAGATGACGCGGTGCGAGCCTACGCCGCCAGCCACCCTCGAACGCGCCCGCTGCATCGGGGAAGCGGAGGGTCTCCGCTACGTATATCTCGGCAACCTCGGGAGGGAGGGCCAAGACACGCGATGCCACACCTGCGGAGCGGTCGTCATCGAAAGAAGAGGGCTGGGATATACGGTCACCCATGCCGGGGACGGCGCATGTCCGGCGTGCCATACTCCGGTGGCCGGCATTTACATGGGCAGCGCCTAGTGCGCGCACACGGGGGTCGGGTTTTCTGACCGGCCGCCAAAATCACCGGCCTACGTGCCCGGCCGCAACCGGACGCTAGATCCCGAGCGCATCCCGCACGGTCCGGACGAGGCCGGAAAGCACGGGGATATCGGGCATGACCGTGCCGAGAATGCCCAGGGCGATAAGCAGAATAAGGATTACCGCGACTTTGCCGATGAATGACTTGAGCACGCGCGAGAAGGCGCGCGGTTTTCGCATGCTCTCGAGCTGCTGGGCACGCTCAACGAAGGCCTCGTACTTGTCCCTGCACCCCTCGCTACAGAAGACTCCCATTGCGGACTGCGTCATGTTTCCGCTGGTGATGGGCTGGTTGCACTGCTTGCAGCGCATGCCCATGTCGACGCCCATTCGCTTGCCAGAACCCGCCATTTTCGAGCCCTCCCGAGTTCGTGCTATCTGATTTCGGCGGATGCGTCCAACGTCTTCTTCGCGATCTCTTCCTGGATGAGTTTGATGAACGCATCCCGGGCCATGATGCCGATATCGCCCTTTCGGCGGTGGCGCACGGCCACCGCGCCCGATTCGCGCTCGCGCTCGCCCACGACGAGCATGTAGGGCACCTGCTGGGTCTGGGCAGCGCGGATCTTGTACTTCATTGTATCATCACTCAGGTCGGCTTCGGCGCGCAAGCCCGCTTCAAAGAGCCGGTCCCGCACCTGGCAGGCATACTCGTTTTGGGCATCGGAAATAGGGATGACGACGCACTGGACTGGCGCCAGCCAGGTCGGAAACGCTCCGCCGAAATGCTCGATCAACACGGCAAGAAACCGCTCGATGGCGCCGTAGATGACGCGGTGAATAACCACGGGCCGGTGTGTTTCGCCGTCGGGCCCCACGTACTCGAGGTCGAACTTCTCCGGCATGGCGAAATCGAGCTGGATGGTTGCGCATTGCCAACTTCGTTTCAGGCAATCGCGCACATGGAAGTCGATCTTGGGACCGTAGAACGCCCCGTCGCCCTCGTTGAGCTTGTAAGCGATGCCTTTGGTGTCGAGCGCGTTGCGCAGGGCATCTGTGGCGCGGTCCCACATCTCCGCGGTCCCGATGGATTTCTCGGGACGCGTGCTCAGTTCGACCGCGTACTCGAGTCCGAAGACCGAGTACACCGCGTGCACAAAGTCGATGATGCCGATGACTTCGCCCTGAATCTGTTCCGGGGTCATGAAGATGTGGGCATCGTCTTGCGTGAAGACGCGTACACGAAAGAGGCCGTGCAACACGCCGGATTTCTCGTGGCGGTGTACCGTTCCCACCTCGGCCAGCCGCAGCGGCAGCTCGCGGTAGCTGCGCAGGTTTGTCTTGTAGATCAGCATGCCGCCGGGGCAGTTCATGGGCTTTACGGCGAAATCCCGTTCGTCGATCTGGGTGAAATACATGTTTTCTTTGTAATGGTCCCAGTGGCCGGACTGTTCCCAAAGTTTCCGTTCGAGAATGATGGGGGTGCGCACCTCGCCGTAATGGCGCTTGCGATGTTCCTCGCGCCAGAACTCCATCAGCTGGTTCAGGACGATCATGCCCTTGGCGTGGAAGAACGGAAATCCCGGCCCCTCGGTATGAAAACTGAACAGGTCGAGCTGTTTTCCGAGTTTGCGGTGGTCGCGCTTCTCGGCTTCGGCGAGGAGTCTGAGGTGTTCGTCGAGCTCCTTCTGCGTTGGGAAGGCGGTGCCGTAGATACGCTGGAGCATGGGCCGCCGCTCATCGCCCCGCCAGTAGGCGCCGGCCACGCTGAGCAGCTTGAAGGCTTTGATCTTGCCTGTGGACGGCAGGTGCGGGCCCCGGCACAGATCAACGAAGTCGTCATGTCTGTAGTACGTGATCTGCCCGTCTTCGAGATCGTTGATAAGCTCGACTTTGTAGGGGTTGCCGATCTTCTCGTAATACGCGAGCGCCTCGTTCTTGCTCCACACGCCGCGCTCGAACGGTTGGTCGGCATCGACGATGTTCTGCATTTCTTTTTCGATGGAGGGGAAGTCTTCTTCGGTCAGCGGCGGCTCGGCGTCGATATCGTAGTAGAACCCGTCCTCGATGGGCGGGCCGATGGTCAGTCTGGCCTTTGGACGCACCCGGAGAATCGCCGAAGCCATGACGTGGGACGCGCTGTGCCGGAACACGTCTTTGCCGCCCTCGGTATCGAACGTGAGGATAGCAACGGTATCGCCGTTGGACAGGGGCGTAGTGAGGCTCTTCAGTTCGCCGTTGATCTCGGCGCCCACGGCGGCTTTGGCAAGCCGGGAGCCGATGCTCTTGGCGAGGTCCAGGGCGTTCTGCCCGTCCTCGAGTTCCTTTTGTGACCCATCGGGAAGATTCACGCATATCATGTTCATGACAACTCCTAAAGACCAGCACCACAAGCGGTTTGCGCATCCGCGCGCTCTAGAGTAACGCGCGGGGATGCGTACTTGTTGCGCCTGATAAGCCGTGCGGGCAGGTGAACGTTATCGGCAAATTGTGCCACGAACCCCGGTGCGAGTTAAAGCACTCAGGGCGGTTTTTTCGCGGAAGGCGTGGGCGGCGGCAAGAAACGCCGGCGGGGACGGGCCCCGCCGGTACTGAGCGGTTTTCCGCAAGGAGCGGCGGTCTTAGAGCGACCAGCCCTCGCGGTACGTGGTACGGAGGTATTTGTTCGCGTCAGGGATGTTCGTCACCGTCATGTTCGCGGCATCCCACTCGATGGACGTATCTTCGAAATGCTGGGCTACGTTGCCCAGCGCGCAGACCTCGGAGAGCGGACCGGAGTACGAGAAGTCCGCGCAGGCTTTCGTGCCGCTGCGGATCGCGCGGACCCAGTCGTTCTCGATACCCTCGCCTTCGACGCGAGGGATGGACGGTTCGGGCGGCTTGAACCCTTCCATGCGCGCGGCGGGCAGGAGCCGGGGCCGTTCGCCGTAGGTGTCGCAGGTCATCATGCCTTCGCTGCCGATGTACAGAAG encodes:
- a CDS encoding NUDIX hydrolase, whose amino-acid sequence is MNYEIQPLAWNYCPTCGRKLAVADDGERVRPHCLACNRFFYDNPVPAACCFIAKGNALLFARRAVEPCMGQWSLPGGFVEIGETAEEAVLRELEEETSIRGRNPRLIGASTQPSKLNGAVIVMGYVIDDWEGEPAARSDVTEARFFPFAERPSLPFQAHRDLLAVYDAIKRK
- a CDS encoding methyltransferase domain-containing protein, producing MEEMNRRIEAFFDNLAPTWDEAVASRFADRLAAMVDALGIAAGESVLDVGAGTGILARQLVGRVAPNGQVVAVDLSRAMLREGKSLRPDAPVAWIQADVLDSPFARGVFDWVICYSVFPHFLDQQHAVTELAGLLKPRGKLAVLHSQSREAINEHHEKVGDVVGGHTLPGDAGMTILFRNAGLELLRLENREDGFVALAQFRGHNT
- the amrS gene encoding AmmeMemoRadiSam system radical SAM enzyme — translated: MQEARLYEKRRNNQVKCHLCAHGCLIDDGGRGVCHVRENRGGTLYSLVYGQVLAENRDPIEKKPLYHVAPGTLSYSIATAGCNFRCAWCQNSDISAMPRERHIIRGSETPPELIVARAFESRCRSIAYTYTEPTIFFEYAYDVAALAKKKGLLNVLVTNGFMSAEMLETLHPLADAANVDLKSFNDDTYREQVGGRLQPVLDSMKRMKDYGIWVEVTTLVIPQLNDSDEELREIAQFIARDLGCETPWHISRFFPAYKMTRCEPTPPATLERARCIGEAEGLRYVYLGNLGREGQDTRCHTCGAVVIERRGLGYTVTHAGDGACPACHTPVAGIYMGSA
- a CDS encoding NAD(P)H-dependent oxidoreductase — translated: MNALVILGHPRPGSFNHAIAATVVETLHANGYDVVFHDLCAEGFEPLLPSGELPEDGAVDPVVRQQCAELVAADVFVVVHPNWWGQPPAIVKGWIDRVIRPGVAYRFLEGDSGGGVPEGLLHTEIALVFNTSNTARERELHVFGDPLERLWRDCILEFCGVKRVHRRMFETIVTSTPAQRRGWLDEVRDTLNRFCPKNLL
- a CDS encoding transposase is translated as MARIARVVVPGMPHHVTQRGNRRMATFFREDDYRVYLRHIKTWCGVHRVEIQAYCLMPNHVHLIAIPETSDGLGRAIGETHRRYTCHINEREGWRGYLWQGRFASFVMDEDHYLTAMRYVELNPVRAGLAATPGEWPWSSARAHLTGDPDPLLGNVNDTIDYVGDWQRYLALDIEEEELLRLRQHARTGRPLGSATFVHDLERRLGRFLGKRKTGPRFRGHNT
- a CDS encoding M23 family metallopeptidase yields the protein MDRTAHRMRVRWLASPIKALAVLVLAAGITACATRAPDARRPCPVPCIWPTPSAARTVTSTFGEPRSAGGGRTRPHQGIDISAPKGCPVYATADGVVCCSGRDRGGYGKYVVMRHSQGYSTLYGHLSEIKVKEGARVKAGQILGQTGKTGHASGCHLHYEVRRDDRPIDPTPFL
- a CDS encoding Gfo/Idh/MocA family oxidoreductase, whose product is MRFLIIGCGSMGKRRAHCLRAMGHTCIAAYDPREERRTAIADQSGAEVFGDADSAFAAGADFALLCVPPHIHKGYLLRCIDAGIPLFCESPMVLTLEDADEVIARANGAGVFIAPSCTYLHNAIHRKAKAFIDEKPYGRLLGYLSHAGQHVADWHPYEDYRGFYASQRSQGGMCIDMLPHEFQMLTWFAGEVDALACMARRRSDDIETDEGALDTYDVLLDMRSNVSAIVHHDMLQRPPVVLRKLVFESGVVEYDWRSFRHARHAGPAFTGKPAWEADALEGYDFERMYIDELQHAFDALAEETAYLMPLERERRMLELVLACEKSSREGVHVTW
- a CDS encoding dihydrodipicolinate synthase family protein, whose amino-acid sequence is MSKPQFVIRGILPALMTPFKDGGVDEKMLKKLVRFQLDQGCHGFFVNGSTGDGFLMTREERRRVVEVVVSEVAGQAKVIAHVGAVSSDEAAAMAVDARKAGADAVASVPPIYYPVELEGFELHMRTIGVAADMPTYCYYIPALTGHALGGDQFVEVTQRIPNLVGFKYTHSDMFLLWWILDALGDRISVFNGSDQMLLQGLITGACGGIGSTYNYQTRTIVDIYEAMQAGDLDKAREAQWRANQVVQVLFRFKAGGVATERAILKLMGYDVGAPRPPKVPFPDDELPALRKALEGVGFLQ
- a CDS encoding dodecin family protein, with the translated sequence MGVAKVIEIISSSPESFEDAIENGIQRATATVDQVQGAWVKEQKVVVEKGKIVEYRVDLKVTFLLNE